The Vidua macroura isolate BioBank_ID:100142 chromosome 2, ASM2450914v1, whole genome shotgun sequence DNA window ATGCGTAACCACATCTGTGATGTGATCTTCGGAATGTCATCACAGATTTGCCCTTGCAAATGGAATGCTACTGGCTTGCTTAGCTTGACTGCTAATGTTATAAGCTTTGGTGGATTTTTTAGTGCTCATTTTCCAAGAAAGGAAAGACAGTGAATAAGGCCAAGCCAGCATTTCTCAGATACTCAGATTTGATTCCTCTGGTCACAGAGAAAAGATTGGAAATCTTTTGTGCATCCTAGAACCAAATAAAAAGCGAAATATACCAACTCTTATTAATAACATTTCTAATTTCACAATTAAAGACAAAATCATAAACTTCTGTAGTCCAATGTGCAATTATTGAAAACCTGTATGGGTACTGTTGCAGGTTACCTCTTAGAGGGATGTAATTTCTGGCAAATCCTACATTAAACTTTTCATTTTACACTTCTACAGCTCTTCAGTACTCAGGTCATCTGGGGGATTTGCAGGTTAGGCATCTCTGAGAGCTTACCAGCAATGAGGCAGAAGATCACAACCCTGTTATTCCCAATCTTACCTCTGGCAACCCCATCTCCTTCTTAAGGTCTCCTGCAGAAAACTTCTTTacagtgaaggaaaagaaattattcttccaAGAAACCACTCCTAATGTTTCTTCAACCTTATACATCCTATTTCTTTCACTGTCACATAGCTCTCCTCTCAAGAACAGGAACCTGGCATTAGGTCagccttctttctttcttttttactttatttcttcatttttttgtgttttcagtctTCATCCATGCAAAAACTGGAAGAAGGTGTAAGCAAATTTGTCAGTGTTGCATCAAGTGTTGACTGGGGAGTGAAGGAGGGCTGACATATGCCATCCTTCATTTGCTACCAGTAGAATAACTAAGTCTTATCCAGTGGGAAAATGTTGTTTCAGTAAAGTTGttgatatttcaaaattatgaaTGATGGTCAGTCCACCATAACTActggtattttcctttttttctgaatatatgtGAAAAAATACAACCAAGTAATAAAAGAGCTCAATTGACTGACTGCTTGATTGATGATATAAAGGAGTGACAAATTCAAAAATTGAGGATAATTTCAGTGtctgggaaaggaaggagaaatatCAACATGTTTTTGGAGGGCTGGGAAGTCTTCACTGAGCCACCCTTCAGAAAGTGAACTTACGCCTTGTTTTGGTCGGTATTGACTTTCAGGCCTGATCTCCAGTATGGCTCACCAAAATGAATTCCAGACTGGGCTTGAAGGAGGGGATGTGACCCTGAACTGCACAGGCATACTTCCTGACTCACAGTTATCCCGGGACACAGTTGTGAGCTGGAAGTACTCTGATACTCTTCTATGGCGTAtggaaaagaataataaatattgGAAAAGTAAGGCTTCCAATTCATTGCCCCTTCTCCCTTGACACTGCTGAGAAACCTCTTCCCTCCTAAACAAGCCTATTTTTTCAAAAGAACCAACTTTCATTACTGGCCGAGCTGACATCAAGATGCAATATAAACAACTGTATGTGTGGAATCTGAAACTCTCCGACGCTGGCATCTACACCTGTGAATATGGCACTCACAAAGTCTGCACCTCACTGCACATCTTTAAATGTGAGTGAGTGGAGGGCTTTTAGTCATCAAGAGGGGAGGGAACCATAGAGCTTGGGTAGACCTTTCTGCTGGGATTCTTTATCCAGCTGCATTTCTTCTGTTCCAGGctatcatttcttctccatctcCAGAGCACAGCATCTCCAGGTTCTCTTTGCTGTAACACTTGTCTCTCTCTTGCAGGAAGAGGAACTGACTTACTGGCCgtgcattttctttttacagtgaCAATCTCTTTGGATGGGCATTTTCTGCAGGATGAAGTCCCTGAACtgattttaattcaaaattcatCCAGTCCTCTTCCTGATCTCAGCATCACATTGTTTGACAGTAACAATAACAGAGTAACACCAGAAATACAAAACAAGAGCCGTCAAAAATACATAGTGAATTTAAAGAAACTGGAGACTACAGACAGCGGAACCTGGGTGTGTCAGGTCCATTCAGACGCTCCATTAATTGATCAGAACATCTCCTTTGCTGTGAAGGTATTAGGTATGTGACAACAAAAATGGAACTCACACACAGGCTTGGGAACCAGTATTCCCTTCAGCTCATGAGTTTAACTTTTAATCTCCAAATTCCAAGCACTGGTGCTCCAGGGTTGACTTCCCAGGGCTTCCAACAATGCAGCTTGGTGATTGTTCTGCTGCTTGAGCTCTGTTCCACTCTTGCACTCATATTTATCTCCAGGCTTGGTGAGGAGAAGATTCTCCTTTCCTTGGGGTCTGTtcttctcagctctgctgtgcttggGAGCTTCAGCTCTTTCTGCTGTCTTATTCTCCCTCTGTTTAACCTTCCTGGAGGATATAATGGCTTTTCTCCAAATCCTTTTTAAACTGAGTGCAGCGTGCCTCACTCTGGATCAAGGGTAGACATGGGGAAGTGTAACCATGGCTCTTCCTGCCTCTGTATTCCTTGTCTCTTCTAAATTCAGGTTTTCAGAATCCAGATTTGGAAAGAAAGTATGCAATTGTTGATAGCACTGTCATCTTGTCATGGCATCTGAACTCCCAGAagataaaatggaaagaagacTTCACAGGACAGCTGAATTGGAAACAACAGGAAAGTGCAAAATCTCATGAGCTGCTTGAGTTCAGTGTCACAGCACAAGGACAGCTGCATGAgactaaaaaaaacaacaactttcTGTTTGAGATACCTGAAAGCAAACCTGAAGGTACCATAGCAGTGAAGCTCCCCAAAGTCCATTTCAACCATTCTGGCCAGTACCAGTGCCAGCTGGAGTACCAAGGAAGACATACACAGAGCAAGATAGAGCTGGTGGTGATGAAAGGTGAGAGGAAGAGAAGTCGGTCATGAAGAGGAGGAGCTATAGAAATCTGCAAGCCCCAAAAGCATTGATGGACCCATCTTCCCATCCCCTCGCTCACATGTCCTTTTCTTGCTTTACAGTCTCAGCTAACCCTGCTGGGCCACTCTCCAGAGGAGCCAATATGACCCTGACCTGCCAGGTCTCCGGACAGCTTGCACCCAATGCCTACTTGCGCTGGGAACGTGTGAATGGCAGTGAGATGGACATTAAGAACTCAAAGCAGCGTGAAGTAAAGTTGGAGGTGAACAtcagtgctgcagggctgtggagctGTCACCTCATAGAAGACAGCGACAAAAAGATCAGCTTTCAGTACCACGTGGGTATGGAAATTAGCGTCACATCCCTGCCCCAACCCTAAAGCTATAAAATTCTATTTGTTTCTGTGTCTAAATACTTTTATCCTCCCACAGAGGAAGCTTCTGTTTGGATTAACTATGTGGTAATTGGAGCAAGCATTGGAGGCAGCTTATTGGCGTTTGCCCTTGGGTGCCTGTGCATCATCAGTGGTATAAACTGGCAGCGGAGAAGGGTGAGTGCCACGGTCCCTGTGAAAGGTGCAGAGATTACTGGCTCTCCAAACCACAGGAGGAGTCAGATTTCCTGTCTGGGTGCAGGGCAGAACAGACAAAGGGTCAATCCTTAGACTCAAGGCAAGTTTTTGAGATGGGCAGTCTGCAAATGTCAGGCAGCACTTTACTCCCACTTCACAGGAAAGCATTTGAAGCATAAAAATATCCAATTATTCTTTGTCCCTTCTCTCCTGGCAGCTACGGGCAAAAAGGATGGCACAGGCAAGACAATACTTGCTGGAAAACAAGACATGTCAGTGTCAACAGTAAGTGGCAATGAGGGCACCCAGAATGGGCAGACTGTTTTCAAGAGAGAGGGGCTGGATGACTGAGCGGGAAGAATTTGAACTTGAGCCTCTGGTGAAACAGTACAGCtgcatttcagcattttcagctCTTACTCATGTTAAATTCCTGCTTAAGAGTTATGAGCTCTACTAAATCCCACACCCATGGTAGCACTGTGCTGGGAAACTTTTGAGCAGAGTAGTTTCACTCAAATTATCTTAGTGTTGAGAGATGCTAGTCCAGCCCAAGCAGGAGTTCCAAAGTCCTTTGGTAGGGTCCACAGTGAATCTGAGATCTGGATATCAAGGTTGTGGAGGTGGAAGGCACACAAGCAAGCACAAGGATGAAacctaaattttaaaaatccatgatGTCTATAATTTAATTCCAGCTCTGCTAGAGCATTGCTGGACTGCATTTGGTGAAAATTGCCAATAACCTCCCAGGAGTaacaaaagaggagaaaaaaaaaatcacagaacagtcTGATTTGTACCCTTTCCTAAAAGCCTTGGGTGATGTGAAATACACCATTGTGTCATGACCCTTTTCATGGGAGCAAGGATTTCTCAGCAGAGAAGCTGCCCTTTGCCATGTCTTTAAGCTTATATGGTATCAGGCAACAGAAGCAGCTGTTGGAAACACTGACAGCCGTTCTGTCACTGGGAGTGGAGCGCAAAGGGAAGTATAAATGGTTGCATGAACAAGTTTGATGAATGTTTGGGTACAGAACTGGACTTCTGCTTCATTTCACCAGTGACATTGGCAAACTGTGATAGTTTCATCTAATTTTTTCTCACTGCCACCAAGAATTCAGTGACAATGTTTATTGGAAATACTGCATCACAGCTGGGATGTGTATGTGGTGAAGAGCATAACATGTGTCAAAGAATTCACCTTCTTTTCACCTACATTTTATCAAGGTTAAAAAATAATCCCCATAAAGAGAGGACAAAGTCTGTACAGATACATCAAAATCTAGATAAATCTGTGCTGTACAAGTGCTGATACAGTTGTTCTCTAACTCTCTTTGCCAAGTAAGCAGCTCAGTGTAACTGAAACCTAAACTGCAGCCGTGTGGACGCTCAAGTAACTGTTCGCATCCTCAGCTACAGAGGCAGGCAGTCATTCTCTATGCAAAAAAAAGTGGGGGGTGGTACTCATGTAGTACTTTTCTTTTGCAGCCGGCTGAAAAAATAATACTGCAGCACTGACATCACAAGGACTGATGAAGTCTCTGCCTGTACCTAACCACGTGGCAGCCCATAGTGCTCTGTGAATCCATCtcccattttcctgttttaatgtAATTCTTTATTCCTTCATCATTCCCCCAGTCTAATGACATGGAGGGAGGTTGTCTGGCTAGGAGCCAATGGACCAGACAAGAAACCCTGAGGGGTTATGATTGATCCTCAGTTCTATAATGAGAGATGCTGAACAGAagatatgtgtatatatacacacacatacatatataatatgCTTGTATTTTGTTCATGTACTTAATTTGACCTTCTTGTGGAACCAATTTTATGTGCTTCTTTTATCTGTCTGAGCAACAATAAATTACTTTGGggttgggatttattttttgcaaGCTGGACTACATTTTTTCTGAGGCACTCTTGTCTGGTTCAAATTcacatttctctctttcctgCTAGGATGTGAAATGCTGATTCTCACTATCTCCAACCTCCCTGGCTGCCATGAGCCTTCCTTAATGCACCAGCTCTTTGCTGTCTGTGAAACATGTCTGTCCATGCTCATTTGCCTTTTCTGGGCAGTCTGTGCCCTACATATCTACCCCTAGACCTACATATCTGATCCCCCATATCCATCTCTCAGCCTTGTAGCTTTCACCTCTCCCATAACAAGctaaaaaacaagtaaaaacaGCACAATCAGTGGGATAATTCAGAACTAATTTTATCAGGAGGATAGCCCAGGATACCAATAGATTCTGGAAGTCAGAGCCTGAAGAAGTTCTGAATATTGATCTAGAAGGTAAGTTTGGGAATGGTGTGAGAAAGTAATTGGCTAGGAGAACAAACCAGCCTTGAACTGCCTAGTCCCACAGAGTGCAGAAAGCAGATGCTTCTGAGAAAGCCACTGAAAATGTTTCTCACCAAATgaccccctttttttttttttggctcaaGGAGATGAGCAGAGGGAGTGAAAAGCCCAGGAAATTTCAGCCGGAACTAAAAGCATGTTGCAGAGATGACAGAATGTCCTGAAcagaaaatgctgttaaaatatGTACACAAAAGTCTTGTGTTTATAGAAGTTACTCTACTGTCTGTCTGCTAGTGGCAGGTCAAAAAAGGCCTTGAGGTCCCACAGCTGTCACTGGCTGCGGTCCTGGTTTGTTTGTCTGTGCTGACCTTGCTGGGGACAGACACAGAGGGGCACtgggctgtgggaagggctCCCTGTGGTGAAGACCCTCGGTGGGatgcctgctgctggaggaggggtTTTCTGTGCGGCAGTCACGCCAGCACCACACTGACAACAGACAGGCGGCTACAACGGCACAGGCAACACCTGTGAGCCGGGGAAGTCCTCCAGCCCACAAGCCCTGGAGTGGGGAcgcagccccaggcagctgtggcagcaggtgTGGGCCCCCACTGGTGTCAGGCCTGCTCCTCCACCGTCATCCTCACTCAAACAGGAGTGACAAAGGCTTGTCACTAACATCACTTTCCCTCCCATAGCTTGTGCTTGCATGCACATGACTACATTAATTTTGGAAATGCCTTGGTCTGTATCCTGGTGCACGCAGttgctcctcctgctcttgtcctgtccctgaaCTGCCAGCATACCTTGGGAGCCAATTGTGGCCCATCAATCTGCTAAACTAGGCATCATCATGGCTTAAGTACAGGTCCATTTTAGGAGCTGTATGTGGGAAAATGAGCGGAAAGTCAGTGGTGGTCTGTGTAATGGTCATGCCAAACTGCTTGGCACAGTCCCCTCAACAAAAAGCCACCCCTGTTTCCACAGTCCAAACTCTTCACCTTAAATAACTGTTTGAGTACCCAAGTCAGCTCAGTTTTTCACTCACACAGGTATCTAGAGCAGAGGGATTATCCTGTATCACCTGATACATGGATGGGACAAAAAATCAGGCTGGGTGAACATCTATTGGGAGCTCCTTTAGCACTGCAGCCATCTCCAGCAGTTCAGAGGCTCACCTGAGGTTCTGACAGCTGAACCAACCATCTCTTTACCAAAAAACACCAGCCTTGACTTTTTCAGCAAGACAATCAGCCTGACAAAAAAATACTAAGCTAAGAGGGCTTATTAAAAACCTTGTGTCCCAGTTTTAGCCAGCgtagagttaatttcttctcagcacAGGGTCCATCAAACCTGGCCTGTCCAGGATAAAAAGCATGGGTAGCAGACAATGCCAGCAGTGGTGGCTCAGAGAACACAGAGTATCCTGAGCTGCTTGACAGCTGTTAAAGCCAGGATGCAGCTCTCCTCTCTTGCACAGGCTGGAAGAGGCACACTGAGTCTTCACAAGTGACCAAAGGTTCAGTCCCCAAGCGCAGCTGAGACCCACCTGCAAAGAGCACTCGGGCTCACACCCCCGCCATCGTTGCAGAAAGTCCTTGTATCTGCTCCCAGGTAGCCTGGTTAGCATGACAGCAGATGTGATGGTGCCACTGGGATGTCTGTAAGCACACAGCTGCATCCACAGATGCACAGCTTCCAGTTCTCCCACCTGCATGAATGTAACAAAAATGATAGGCCTTCCTCAACACTGCACAATTCCTCAGTGGGTCTCCTGATCTCAAAAGTTGTGACCCTGCCCTACTCCACTTGAAGTTGACTTGCAAGCACAAACCACTGTAGGCTCTAATCTTATAAATCTCTCTTTTTTGGCAGCTCTCCTCCATCTTCCTCCTTTGTTCCCTAGATGCACAGACTGCCCTGATTGAGACAAACGTCATCCACAGAGTGAGTCCTAGCTGGGCTTTGCTTTCCATCTGAGTGCAATACTGAAAGCTTCAGTGTGGGCTTCAAGGCAGCACAGAGGTAGAGATTCAAACAAGATAAGAACAAGCTTGCACAAAACGTGTCAAAATAGATGAGTCCCCAGCTGGAATGGAGTGCAGCTATATCTTGCCCAAGCCAGGACTTTACAGGCTGTCTTCCATGTATCCTGGTCCTCCTTCACAGGAAGTGTTGAGGACTTCTCCCTTTGCTAGGTGTGACAAGGGTGTAGCTACACTATACAGTGGAATTAATGCCTCTGCATGACACAAACCACATCAATAAACAACTCTACAAAGCAGCAAACACAATGACAGACTTATTTTATCTTGTGGTGACAGCTCATCAGAGTAGCCCTGAGATGCTGGCATACATGGCAATACTTACAAAATGACAATGTCAGCAAGAGCTCTGTGTAGTGATGTGGAAATACCACAGAAAGCATGAATTTGGAAAAATATGTGAATGCTGATTTTTCCTATTACATCAGTCTTTCTGGTACTACAGTTCCCCATGTTTCTGGGctgcagaagggaaaagcaCATGCTTCAGTCCTTTGGACCCACCTCCAGTGCATGGTCTTCAGTCAGGATCCACAGACCTCCTTGCTCCAGTGGAGGGAGGAGGTTGGACACAGCTGAGGATATACTGCCCTGTCCAGTTCTGCTGAGCTAGAAACAGATGGGCTGAAATAGCCCCGTCCCACAGCGCTACCTCCCCAagcccctcctgcttcccagttTATTTGTGCCCTTTGAGTGCAACGTGAGGCGGTGATTTGGTGAATGCTGTCAGCCCGGATCTGCCGAGGCGATCCATGTGACTCATGCTCCCCGCAGGCTCTGCAGCAAAGCACTCGCATCCCTCAGCCTTCAGAGCCAAATGACCCTGTGTGTTTCTTTCCATGTTCCCAAGGTCTAGAAGGGAAAAAGCTGTGCACTTCAGCctcttctaatttctttttatcttggggatgggaatggtgggGGGATGGGAGAGGAAGGGCAGTATTCAGAGTCCATTTGAATGGTTCATTAGCCTAACGAAGCTGCAGAGAAAGAGTAGCTTCCATCCACCCTTCTCAAAGGTGAGGGTAGAGTTGGAGTACCAGATTCTTCTAAGATGTTCAGCTTTGGACCGGTTCCTTTCTGAGAGTATTACCAAGTGTGTGTCTCCTAGGAGGAAGCTCAGGGTCTGTAAGTGCACTCACCTCTGAGCAACACATCCAAATGACAGCCTTTGCCTCATGCATGTCAGCATCCTTCCTTGGCATCCCCCCTGAAGAAGCCTTTGGCTCTCCTTCAGTTTATTTTCCAGCCAGCTTGGCCAAGTCTTAGAGGTACTTCCAGATTTGGAAAATCAAAGAACAGCAGAATAAGAGGTGGTGGCAGAAATTGCTTCACTGGCAAGGCatcaaaaaggaagaaaggagaaaccCCAGCTCCTCAATGGTTCAGCACCAGCTGGCTCCATGTCAAGGTGCCTGTTTCAGGCTCCAGTGCTGGGAAGTCCCTCCTCTGAGCTTGTACTGTGTGGAGACGAGGCTCTGGACATGGACAGCGGtaacagcagtgctggctgcatgAGGACCGTGGCTCCAGAGAGGCCAGCACACCACCTGAAACAACGAGGGGAGCCAGAGAGCTTCCCTGGCAGGGGCCAGCTGCATCCAGCATGTCAGCAGTGCTCCTAAAAGCCCAGGCTATATTTGAATTAAATGATTGTTCTGGCCTTGGGAAACCTCAAACATACCTAGAGAAGCTAGAGGTAAAATGAAAATTGCAATTCAGTGCTACAAATTTAAAGCAAAGAAGTAATTTTAGCTCTTTCCAGATATTGTGGGTTCCCAGACTAATGATTCAAGAGCTCCTAATTATCTTTTCTGTGTATGAGAACAAACAAGTAAGTGTTCGGTAATTTTGGAAAGCAGCATAATTAAATTCTGAAATGACAGTTTTACGTCTTTTACAGACTGGAATTCACTGAGCTGGGATATCAGTGATGCCACAAGagcaagagggaagaaaaagggggCCCTAACACTCAGAAGAGAAGAGCACACAAAGCATTACACTGGATGGGAGGGGGAatggggggaagaaggaggacaTACACACCTCTGCAAAACAGCGTGCAGCATCACAGCATCATATATTTGACAAGGCTACCCTGGCAATTCCTCTTCTCATAGTAAATATctttatacaaatatttatgtgcatgacaggaaaaaaaaattttggaggtgcccagctgTGTAAGAACATTCAGTGGTAAACAGGCATCCACAAGTCCAAATCCTAGTTTATACATTGTGAAccctaaatatttctgtgaagcTCATAACCAGCACTAGTCATCTGTCCCCTGATGAGAGCTATTATCAATTGCCCATTTTGCAGACGAAATATCTGAGAAATCTCACTAAATCTTGCTGTATGGTGCTAGAAATAGAACCTAAGGTTTGGATATGACAAATCTACATTGCAGTCATTGTCACTGGAGGGAGATGCTTGGCTGGATTCTTGTTAGCCATTAACCACACCCTGCTCAGAGAGCCAGGAAGGATGCCAGGAAACCTGCTTGCAAGCACACCAATGTTACCTCACAGGAGGCTGTATAAGTCGTGTTGGGGCTCTGAGGGTGGATTTAATTGCATCCATGATCTGTGAGAAACATATGAAACCTCCCATGGTCCCTATCAAAGTCCTGAGTAAGAGCAGCAAACCATCAAAACCCTGTGAAGCGCATTTGGCTGTCGTGTAAATGCTTCTGCTTTTAGGATTCTGCTGTTTGTTGCTTGGTTAATGTGCTCTGTTCCTTTAAGGATCCAAGATACCTCTGGGAAGTGCATTTCCCTggacctgcagagctgctgtccagAAATAACTGATCTTTATGCAGTGAACTTTTCCAGAAACCATTTCATACCCCGACATTGTAACAATACTGTTTCTTCAGGCCTGGATGCCTTAGACTATTTTAGTGAGCTGAGACTTTAGACAGCAGATTGCTGGTCAGAGTACAGCCTGACGCTGTAGGAATTAAAAATTACTCCCAGCTGTGTGAGTCCTCCTAAGAGATGAGTCTtgtgcggggggggggggggggttggtgtCACACCTCTAGCCTGGACTTCCTAGATACACAGGGAGCCCTGCACTGTGAGGCTTCAGGATTTCCAGGTCTGAGTATTGCTGCTCCTTTGCATGTGCATTGTCAACATGCAGCATATACACAGTTGCAATGCACCTCTTACAAAAACTAGTGAAACCAGATGTCTGgaaatctttaaaatacatttagatGAGATGGATGGACAAGCATCTGCTTAGGAATGTGACAGCCCTAGTATAAGAACTCTTCTTCCGCTAGAGTTTGTTCTGCTTCACAGTAAATCTtcaatttttttgctttcattcaaAGTAATAACCCAGACTAATTTGCAAACACAAGAAGCTTCCTTGAGACTGGAGGACTGTTCccatccagctctgctcaccaATTTCTGTCAGGTGTAGCCTAAGCCATGAAAagatgctgtgctgcagcttgtCCCTTCCTGTGTGGAGAGGAGGCAGGCAGACAGTACAGAAAGTGCTGGAAGCTTGGTTTGCTGTTTCTCTGAGAGAACACGAGGATTTATTCACCCACACAAGCAGGCTAACAACTCATGCTAAGGAGACTCAACGCCTGAATCAGAGGAGGAAGGTGATGTGTAAGTTATCACATCAAGCACTTCATCCAGATGACACAATTGAAGCTGCACAAATGTTTACATTTGTGGATACAGACCTTCTCACTTCAAGGCATAAACCTCCCCCAAATGATATAGGTTAAAAAGTGACAGAGGGGGGCCACTACTGTCCCTTCTCACTTCTTTGGCTCCTGCTGTTGCTGGACTGGCGACTGAGCTGAACCACCTCAAGACTGTTCCTCTGTGGGAATTCCTCACGCCAAAGAAAAGCCAGATCATGGCAGCATTGTCACCACCTGTCTTCCTCAAAAATATCTCTTATCACCTACCTGATACAAAGCTGGATCTATTCTAGTGGTTCCTCATTCTACTCACTGTCTCCAAAAGCAACCCTATTCACGACAGCTACTGCAATGCAAATCTCTTTTTTACCTCTGGAACTGCCCttgctgctgcccctgggccCGAGAACCAGCATACCTCCAGCTTTCTTCCTCAGGAGTCTCTCCCTCTGCTGATCCTACAAATATTAGATGAAATTCCTTGCTATCTAAGACACTTGGGGTCACCTCAGCCAATACTGAGAATGATAAATGAAATTTGCCCTGTCAGCAGGGTGATAAAACTGAGCAGATCCTAGATCCGTAGGTCCACTTCAGCAAACAGGGTGGTGAAGCAGGAGCAGATCTGTAGAGGGAAACAGCTGATGATGAAGACTTTTTTGCAACTCTGTAAATGTCTGGGGACTTCAGACTAGCCCTAGCCCAAAGCAAAGCTGAATTCTCACAG harbors:
- the CD4 gene encoding T-cell surface glycoprotein CD4, which encodes MESCGTALSCMPAAFLLLHLGLISSMAHQNEFQTGLEGGDVTLNCTGILPDSQLSRDTVVSWKYSDTLLWRMEKNNKYWKKPTFITGRADIKMQYKQLYVWNLKLSDAGIYTCEYGTHKVCTSLHIFKLTISLDGHFLQDEVPELILIQNSSSPLPDLSITLFDSNNNRVTPEIQNKSRQKYIVNLKKLETTDSGTWVCQVHSDAPLIDQNISFAVKVLGFQNPDLERKYAIVDSTVILSWHLNSQKIKWKEDFTGQLNWKQQESAKSHELLEFSVTAQGQLHETKKNNNFLFEIPESKPEGTIAVKLPKVHFNHSGQYQCQLEYQGRHTQSKIELVVMKVSANPAGPLSRGANMTLTCQVSGQLAPNAYLRWERVNGSEMDIKNSKQREVKLEVNISAAGLWSCHLIEDSDKKISFQYHVEEASVWINYVVIGASIGGSLLAFALGCLCIISGINWQRRRLRAKRMAQARQYLLENKTCQCQHRLKK